A region from the Drosophila bipectinata strain 14024-0381.07 chromosome 3R, DbipHiC1v2, whole genome shotgun sequence genome encodes:
- the LOC108130430 gene encoding uncharacterized protein codes for MISRSPGTRPRGQNSGSPARTTEIPLLEFPNPASRNLDLPLPYSPLLPLADQASGPSPGSSRLQEREPRVASSSASMEPPERRFCRPCYMTSKARHLTKVYAMLIILLGAAFAQLLTMRYLDFDFGKVVSNALASTSWMLMALVCFMILACVNLTNTCPINYFLAVAIVESTVCFMACERWSKLTYTGCVVIITMVVLINILLHILGIFLPLKLQPGAVAVLVITILYIIIVATIFIIVYFNGNIYLLRYFSMISLAYSCIIVQFTVTVVHQRRVDFLTRNDYVLQATILAFLCVYMCHASIVVIRFGQFLVDQTSFQHHHFISFDF; via the coding sequence ATGATCAGTCGGAGTCCTGGTACAAGGCCGAGGGGCCAAAACTCTGGTTCTCCGGCTAGGACAACAGAAATACCCCTGCTAGAATTCCCCAACCCTGCGTCGCGAAATTTAGATTTGCCATTACCATATTCGCCATTACTGCCTCTTGCTGACCAAGCATCTGGTCCTAGTCCAGGATCCTCTCGCCTTCAGGAAAGAGAGCCACGAGTTGCGTCATCAAGTGCATCAATGGAGCCCCCAGAAAGGCGCTTTTGTCGGCCTTGTTACATGACGTCGAAGGCCCGCCACCTGACCAAGGTCTATGCGATGCTCATCATCCTCTTGGGAGCCGCCTTCGCCCAGCTGCTGACCATGCGCTACCTGGACTTTGACTTCGGGAAGGTGGTGAGCAACGCCTTGGCCAGCACCTCGTGGATGTTGATGGCTCTCGTCTGCTTTATGATCCTCGCCTGCGTGAACCTCACCAATACATGCCCGATTAACTACTTCTTGGCCGTCGCCATAGTTGAGTCTACTGTGTGCTTCATGGCTTGTGAGCGATGGAGCAAGTTGACCTACACAGGGTGCGTTGTCATCATTACCATGGTCGTGCTGATCAACATCTTGCTTCATATCTTGGGAATATTTTTGCCGTTGAAGCTACAGCCTGGAGCTGTGGCTGTCTTGGTTATAACCATACTTTACATCATAATTGTTGCCACCATTTTTATTATCGTCTATTTTAATGGCAATATCTACTTGCTGCGGTACTTCTCGATGATCAGCCTGGCATATTCGTGCATCATAGTCCAGTTTACGGTTACCGTGGTACACCAACGGCGGGTGGACTTTCTGACCCGAAACGACTACGTCCTGCAGGCCACAATCCTGGCCTTTCTTTGTGTTTACATGTGTCATGCCTCCATTGTAGTGATTCGCTTCGGTCAGTTTTTAGTAGATCAAACTAGTTTCCAACACCatcattttatttcatttgatttttaa